From a single Populus trichocarpa isolate Nisqually-1 chromosome 17, P.trichocarpa_v4.1, whole genome shotgun sequence genomic region:
- the LOC18107407 gene encoding protein decapping 5, with amino-acid sequence MAAATAEAARSSSGSGGGASADSYVGSLISLTSKSEIRYEGVLFNIDTQESTIGLRNVRSFGTEGRKKDGLQVPPSDKVYEFILFRGTDIKDLQVKSYPPVQTATPVHNDPAIIQSQYPQATTASMNLPSSANGPLTDPSSHASSNGLPRATFQGSLPQYQPGASLEPWGLSHLPPTTNTSGLAMPMYWQGYYGPSNGVQAPQQALLRPPPNLSMPPSMLQYVQYPAMNASNTSASALLENPPPLLPPLNLQTSTLPSRSSAMVSDSTNLIPDRVSTQTLPSKLPLASPLTTAVDKIAVAPSVSDIPKTVPDPIMPFKSISEPPTSIMRASSSVTNEGKTPSLVTPGQLLQPGPPIMPSLQSSHIAQKDVEVVQVSSPELSAPPPTTAVTEVQESILPLPSQPEHKVYGAPMYTYQSSRGGRGRGRGNEIARSATRFEEDFDFTAMNEKFNKEEVWGHLGKSHKAQDRDDLLDEDDVGSSKHEAKPVYVKDDFFDSISCGALDGGSRNGRARFSQQSIRDTNAFGNFSHHRGGRGGWGPDRGGRGGWGPDRGGRSHGGYYGRGYGYAGRGRGYGNDAF; translated from the exons TAAGATCATTTGGAACAGAAGGGCGGAAAAAGGATGGTCTACAAGTTCCTCCAAGTGATAAAGTTTATGAGTTCATACTCTTCCGAGGAACTGATATCAAG GATTTGCAGGTCAAATCTTATCCACCTGTTCAGACTGCAACACCAGTACACAATGATCCTGCAATCATCCag TCTCAGTATCCTCAAGCAACAACTGCATCCATGAATTTGCCTTCTTCTGCTAATGGACCGCTAACAGATCCAAGTTCCCATGCTTCATCCAATGGTCTTCCCAGGGCAACATTTCAAGGGAGTCTTCCCCAATATCAGCCCGGTGCAAGTTTAGAACCATGGGGTTTGTCACATCTTCCTCCAACCACAAACACTAGTGGGCTTGCCATGCCAATGTATTGGCAGGGATACTATGGGCCCTCAAATGGAGTTCAGGCCCCGCAGCAAGCTTTGCTTCGACCCCCTCCCAACTTGTCAATGCCACCTTCCATGTTGCAATATGTGCAGTATCCTGCCATGAATGCATCCAACACTTCAGCTTCTGCACTCTTAGAAAACCCCCCTCCTTTGTTGCCACCATTAAATTTACAGACTTCTACCCTTCCATCACGGTCTTCTGCAATGGTTTCAGACTCAACAAATTTAATTCCTGATAGGGTTTCTACTCAAACTCTTCCTAGTAAATTGCCATTGGCTTCCCCATTGACCACTGCTGTAGATAAAATTGCCGTTGCACCATCAGTTTCTGACATACCCAAGACAGTGCCAGATCCAATAATGCCTTTTAAAAGTATTTCTGAACCTCCAACCTCCATTATGAGGGCATCAAGTTCAGTTACGAACGAGGGAAAAACACCTTCTCTAGTTACGCCGGGCCAACTTTTGCAGCCTGGCCCCCCTATAATGCCCTCACTGCAGTCTTCACATATAGCTCAAAAGGATGTTGAGGTGGTGCAGGTATCATCACCAGAATTGTcagcaccaccaccaacaacagCTGTGACTGAAGTACAGGAATCCATATTACCCCTACCTTCACAACCTGAACATAAG GTATATGGAGCTCCTATGTACACTTACCAAAGTAGTAGAGGAGGACGTGGGAGGGGAAGAGGAAATGAG ATTGCACGTTCTGCTACCAGATTCGAGGAGGATTTCGATTTTACAGCAATGAATGAGAAATTCAACAAGGAAGAAGTATGGGGTCACCTTGGTAAGAGTCACAAAGCTCAAGACAGGGATGATTTACTAGATGAAGATGATGTTGGATCGTCAAAACATGAGGCCAAG CCTGTTTATGTGAAGGATGACTTTTTTGATTCCATTTCGTGTGGTGCTCTTGATGGTGGATCACGCAATGGGAGGGCTAGGTTTTCCCAGCAGTCAATAAGAGATACCAAT GCATTTGGTAATTTCTCCCACCATCGGGGTGGTCGAGGTGGCTGGGGACCTGATCGGGGTGGTCGAGGTGGTTGGGGACCTGATCGGGGTGGTCGATCACATGGTGGTTATTATGGAAGAGGTTATGGCTATGCTGGTCGTGGTAGAGGTTATGGCAATGATGCCTTCTAA
- the LOC18107406 gene encoding putative fasciclin-like arabinogalactan protein 20 — translation MSTMLLFLLILLLISSSVLAASNPFSNAMEILSTSGYLSMALTLEITSKRLHLESSAATIFAPLDIAFARLGQLSVLDLQYHISLVRLSGYYLDSLPFGTRIPTLLPNHSLIVTTSLSYFDGKLSINGISIEESALVDFGSLIIFGMSEFFNSSLEISPNLTPAPAPSPSPVTSLGNTSQNESTGLDVDFFGQASHLLMPRGYSIMGTFLDAQLFGIKNQTRLTIFAPVDQAMDAYAKNVSDYSSIFRKHVVPGLFPRQDLEGFNDGTSLPTFSGGFMINLTKSGDVLVLNGVPVIFPDMYQSDWLIIHGLNQLLMPPLKEEELVGESFSELDGAEDKPDVLDFDDYVYGAP, via the coding sequence ATGTCAACCATGCTTCTCTTCCTTCTCATTCTCCTTTTAATCTCTTCCTCAGTTCTTGCAGCTTCTAACCCTTTCTCGAATGCCATGGAGATCCTCTCAACCTCTGGCTATCTCTCCATGGCATTAACCCTTGAAATCACTTCGAAAAGACTCCATCTTGAATCATCTGCTGCAACTATATTCGCTCCATTGGACATTGCATTTGCAAGATTAGGCCAACTTTCTGTTCTTGATCTCCAATATCACATTTCGCTAGTGAGACTTTCTGGGTATTACCTCGATAGTCTTCCTTTTGGTACAAGAATCCCCACGTTGTTGCCAAATCACTCATTGATTGTCACTACAAGTTTGAGTTATTTTGATGGAAAGTTGTCAATCAATGGAATCTCGATTGAAGAATCTGCCTTGGTTGATTTTGGGTCTCTGATCATATTTGGTATGAGTGAGTTCTTCAATTCTTCTCTTGAGATTTCTCCTAATTTGACTCCAGCACCAGCACCAAGTCCTAGTCCAGTTACTAGTCTTGGCAATACTTCTCAGAATGAATCAACAGGCTTGGATGTCGATTTTTTTGGCCAAGCTTCCCATTTACTAATGCCTAGAGGTTATTCAATAATGGGAACATTTCTTGATGCGCAACTGTTTGGGATCAAGAACCAGACAAGATTGACAATCTTTGCACCAGTTGATCAAGCAATGGATGCATATGCAAAGAATGTTAGTGATTATTCATCGATCTTTCGGAAACATGTGGTTCCTGGATTGTTTCCAAGGCAAGATTTGGAAGGGTTCAATGATGGAACAAGTTTGCCAACTTTCTCAGGAGGGTTCATGATTAATTTGACTAAGTCTGGTGATGTGCTTGTGCTTAATGGTGTTCCTGTTATCTTTCCAGACATGTATCAAAGTGACTGGCTGATAATTCATGGCCTGAACCAGCTGCTTATGCCACCATTAAAGGAGGAGGAGTTAGTGGGGGAATCATTCTCAGAACTCGATGGGGCAGAAGATAAGCCAGATGtgcttgattttgatgattatgTATATGGAGCACCATGA